In Myotis daubentonii chromosome 10, mMyoDau2.1, whole genome shotgun sequence, one genomic interval encodes:
- the SLC4A2 gene encoding anion exchange protein 2 isoform X1, giving the protein MSSAPRRPTSGADSFRTPEPESLGPAVPGFPEQEEDELHRTLGVERFEEILLETGSRGGEEPGRCYGEEDFEYHRQSSHHIHHPLSTHLPPDTRRRKTPQGPGRKPRRRPGASPTGETPTIEEGEEDEDEASEAEGARALTQPSPASTPSSVQFFLQEDEGADRKAERTSPSPPPPLPHQEAAPQASKGAQTGAVVEEVVAVASGTAGGDDGGASGRPLTKAQPGHRSYNLQERRRIGSMTGAEQALLPRVPTDESEAQTLATADLDLMKSHRFEDVPGVRRHLVRKNAKGSAQSGREGREPGPTPRGRPRAPHKPHEVFVELNELLLDKNQEPQWRETARWIKFEEDVEEETERWGKPHVASLSFRSLLELRRTLAHGAVLLDLDQQTLPGVAHQVVEQMVISDQIQAEDRANVLRALLLKHSHPSDEKEFSFPRNISAGSLGSLLGHHHGQGAESDPHVTEPLIGGVPETRLEVERERELPPPAPSAGITRSKSKHELKLLEKIPENAEATVVLVGCVEFLSRPTMAFVRLREAVELDAVLEVPVPVRFLFLLLGPSSANMDYHEIGRSISTLMSDKQFHEAAYLADEREDLLTAINAFLDCSVVLPPSEVQGEELLRSVAHFQRQMLKKREEQGRLLPPGAGLEPKSAQDKALLQMVEATDTVEDDPLRRTGRPFGGLIRDVRRRYPHYLSDFRDALDPQCLAAVIFIYFAALSPAITFGGLLGEKTQDLIGVSELIMSTAIQGVIFCLLGAQPLLVIGFSGPLLVFEEAFFSFCKSNDLEYLVGRVWIGFWLVLLALLMVALEGSFLVRFVSRFTQEIFAFLISLIFIYETFYKLVKIFQEHPLHGCSVSNSSEVDSGDNTTWTGAGATLGPGNGSSAQPSGQERPRGQPNTALLSLVLMAGTFFIAFFLRKFKNSRFFPGRVRRVIGDFGVPIAILIMVLVDYSIEDTYTQKLSVPSGFSVTAPEKRGWVINPLGVNSAFPVWMMVASLLPAILVFILIFMETQITTLIISKKERMLQKGSGFHLDLLLIVAMGGICAVFGLPWLAAATVRSVTHANALTVMSKAVAPGDKPKIQEVKEQRVTGLLVALLVGMFTSCPACPGGAPGPLRVWSPGDHRFSLLPGLSMVIGDLLRQIPLAVLFGIFLYMGVTSLNGIQFYERLHLLLMPPKHHPDVTYVKKVRTLRMHLFTALQLLCLALLWAVMSTAASLAFPFILILTVPLRMVVLTRIFTDREMKCLDANEAEPVFDEREGVDEYNEMPMPV; this is encoded by the exons ATGAGCAGCGCCCCCAGGCGCCCCACCTCGGGCGCAGATTCTTTCCGAACT CCAGAGCCAGAGAGCTTGGGTCCTGCCGTGCCCGGCTTCCCTGAGCAGGAGGAAGATGAACTTCACCGCACCCTGGGCGTGGAGCGCTTTGAGGAGATCCTTCTGGAGACAGGGTCTCgaggaggggaggagccaggccGCTGCTATGGGGAGGAAGACTTTGAAT ACCACCGTCAGTCCTCCCACCACATCCATCACCCACTGTCCACCCACCTGCCTCCGGACACCCGCCGCCGCAAGACACCCCAGGGCCCCGGACGGAAGCCTCGAAGGCGACCTGGAGCCTCCCCCACTGGGGAGACCCCTACCattgaggagggagaggaagatgaggATGAGGCCAGTGAGGCCGAGGGGGCCCGGGCACTCACCCAGCCGTCCCCGGCCTCCACACCCTCTTCCGTGCAG TTCTTTCTCCAGGAGGATGAAGGCGCTGATCGGAAGGCAGAAAGGAccagtccctctccccctccGCCACTgccccaccaggaggcagctccccaggccagcaaaggggcccAGACGGG AGCCGTGGTGGAAGAGGTGGTGGCGGTGGCCAGCGGCACAGCAGGAGGTGACGATGGAGGTGCCTCAGGGCGCCCCTTGACCAAAGCGCAGCCTGGGCACCGCAGCTACAACCTGCAGGAAAGGAGGCGCATCGGAAGCATGACAGGGGCCGAGCAGGCACTGCTGCCCCGGGTCCCCACGGACGAGAGCGAGGCCCAGACACTGgccacggctgacctagacctCATGAAGA GTCACCGGTTTGAGGACGTTCCTGGGGTTCGGCGACACTTGGTACGGAAGAATGCCAAAGGGTCCGCGCAGAGTGGCCGGGAAGGACGTGAGCCCGGCCCCACTCCTCGGGGCCGGCCCCGGGCCCCCCACAAGCCCCACGAG GTTTTTGTGGAGCTAAACGAATTGCTGCTGGACAAGAACCAGGAGCCGCAGTGGCGGGAGACGGCGCGCTGGATCAAGTTTGAAGAGGACGTGGAGGAGGAGACTGAGCGCTGGGGCAAGCCCCACGTGGCCTCCCTGTCCTTCCGCAGCCTCCTGGAGCTCCGCCGGACCCTGGCCCACG GGGCTGTGCTCTTGGACCTGGACCAGCAGACCCTGCCGGGGGTGGCCCACCAGGTGGTGGAGCAGATGGTCATCTCTGACCAGATCCAGGCCGAGGACAGAGCCAACGTGCTGCGGGCCCTGCTGCTGAAACACAG ccacccaaGTGATGAGAAGGAATTCTCCTTCCCCCGAAACATCTCGGCCggctccctgggctccctgctggGGCATCACCACGGCCAGGGCGCCGAGAGTGACCCCCATGTCACCGAGCCGCTCATTGGAGGTGTCCCCGAGACCAGGCTGGAGGTGGAGCGAGAG CGTGAGCTCCCGCCTCCAGCCCCCTCGGCCGGCATCACTCGCTCTAAGTCCAAGCACGAGCTGAAGCTGCTGGAGAAGATCCCCGAGAATGCTGAGGCTACAGTGGTCCTTGTGG GCTGCGTGGAGTTCCTCTCCCGGCCCACCATGGCCTTCGTGCGGCTGCGGGAGGCGGTGGAGCTGGACGCGGTGCTGGAGGTGCCTGTGCCCGTGCGTTTCCTCTTCCTGCTGCTGGGCCCGAGCAGCGCCAACATGGACTACCATGAGATCGGCCGCTCCATCTCCACCCTCATGTCCGACAAG CAATTCCACGAGGCAGCCTACCTGGCAGACGAACGGGAGGACCTGCTAACTGCCATCAACGCCTTCCTGGACTGCAGTGTGGTGCTGCCGCCCTCCGAAGTGCAGGGCGAGGAGCTGCTGCGATCCGTCGCTCACTTCCAGCGCCAAATGCTCAAGAAGCGGGAGGAGCAGGGCCGGCTGCTGCCCCCGGGGGCTGGCCTGGAGCCCAAGTCTGCCCAAGATAAGG CGCTCCTGCAGATGGTAGAGGCGACGGACACAGTGGAAGATGATCCCCTTCGGCGGACAGGCCGTCCCTTCGGGGGGCTGATCCGGGATGTGCGGCGCCGCTATCCCCACTACCTGAGTGACTTCCGGGATGCGCTCGACCCCCAGTGCCTGGCTGCGGTCATCTTCATTTACTTTGCAGCCCTGTCTCCTGCCATCACCTTCGGGGGCCTGCTGG GAGAGAAGACGCAGGACCTGATCGGGGTGTCGGAGCTGATCATGTCCACCGCGATCCAGGGCGTGATCTTCTGCCTGCTGGGCGCCCAGCCGCTGCTGGTGATCGGCTTCTCGGGGCCCCTGCTGGTCTTTGAGGAGGCCTTCTTCTCG TTCTGCAAGAGCAACGACCTGGAGTACCTTGTGGGCCGCGTGTGGATCGGCTTCTGGCTGGTGCTTCTGGCCCTGCTCATGGTGGCCCTGGAGGGGAGCTTCCTGGTGCGTTTTGTCTCCCGTTTCACCCAGGAGATCTTTGCCTTCCTCATCTCCCTCATCTTCATCTACGAGACCTTCTACAAGTTGGTTAAG ATCTTCCAGGAACACCCCCTCCATGGCTGTTCGGTCTCCAACAGCTCTGAAGTGGACAGCGGCGATAATACCACATGGACTGGGGCAGGGGCCACGCTGGGGCCAGGGAATGGGAGCTCGGCCCAGCCCTCTGGGCAGGAGAGGCCCCGGGGCCAGCCCAACACAGCCCTGCTGTCGCTGGTGCTCATGGCCGGCACCTTCTTCATTGCCTTCTTCCTGCGAAAATTCAAGAACAGCCGGTTCTTCCCTGGCCGG GTACGGCGGGTGATTGGGGACTTTGGGGTGCCCATCGCGATCCTCATCATGGTGCTTGTGGATTACAGTATCGAGGACACCTACACCCAG AAGCTGAGCGTGCCCAGTGGATTCTCGGTGACGGCCCCGGAAAAGCGGGGCTGGGTCATCAACCCCCTGGGCGTGAACAGCGCCTTCCCCGTGTGGATGATGGTGGCCAGCCTGCTGCCCGCGATCCTGGTCTTCATCCTCATCTTCATGGAGACGCAAATCACCAC GCTGATCATCTCCAAGAAGGAGCGCATGCTGCAGAAGGGCTCCGGCTTCCACCTGGACCTGCTGCTCATCGTGGCCATGGGCGGCATCTGTGCTGTCTTCGGCCTGCCCTGGTTGGCTGCTGCCACCGTCCGCTCTGTCACTCATGCCAACGCACTGACCGTCATGAGCAAGGCTGTGGCTCCCGGGGACAAGCCCAAGATCCAAGAGGTCAAGGAGCAACGGGTGACAGGGCTGCTAGTTGCCCTGCTCGTGGGTATGTTCACCTCTTGCCCTGCCTGTCCTGGAGGGGCCCCGGGGCCCCTGAGGGTGTGGAGCCCTGGGGACCACcgtttctccctcctcccaggcctctccATGGTCATCGGGGACCTACTCCGGCAGATACCCCTGGCCGTGCTCTTCGGGATTTTCCTCTACATGGGAGTCACCTCCCTTAACGGGATCCAGTTCTATGAGCGGCTGCACCTGCTGCTCATGCCGCCCAAACACCACCCAGATGTCACCTATGTGAAGAAG
- the SLC4A2 gene encoding anion exchange protein 2 isoform X5: MDFLLRPQPEPESLGPAVPGFPEQEEDELHRTLGVERFEEILLETGSRGGEEPGRCYGEEDFEYHRQSSHHIHHPLSTHLPPDTRRRKTPQGPGRKPRRRPGASPTGETPTIEEGEEDEDEASEAEGARALTQPSPASTPSSVQFFLQEDEGADRKAERTSPSPPPPLPHQEAAPQASKGAQTGAVVEEVVAVASGTAGGDDGGASGRPLTKAQPGHRSYNLQERRRIGSMTGAEQALLPRVPTDESEAQTLATADLDLMKSHRFEDVPGVRRHLVRKNAKGSAQSGREGREPGPTPRGRPRAPHKPHEVFVELNELLLDKNQEPQWRETARWIKFEEDVEEETERWGKPHVASLSFRSLLELRRTLAHGAVLLDLDQQTLPGVAHQVVEQMVISDQIQAEDRANVLRALLLKHSHPSDEKEFSFPRNISAGSLGSLLGHHHGQGAESDPHVTEPLIGGVPETRLEVERERELPPPAPSAGITRSKSKHELKLLEKIPENAEATVVLVGCVEFLSRPTMAFVRLREAVELDAVLEVPVPVRFLFLLLGPSSANMDYHEIGRSISTLMSDKQFHEAAYLADEREDLLTAINAFLDCSVVLPPSEVQGEELLRSVAHFQRQMLKKREEQGRLLPPGAGLEPKSAQDKALLQMVEATDTVEDDPLRRTGRPFGGLIRDVRRRYPHYLSDFRDALDPQCLAAVIFIYFAALSPAITFGGLLGEKTQDLIGVSELIMSTAIQGVIFCLLGAQPLLVIGFSGPLLVFEEAFFSFCKSNDLEYLVGRVWIGFWLVLLALLMVALEGSFLVRFVSRFTQEIFAFLISLIFIYETFYKLVKIFQEHPLHGCSVSNSSEVDSGDNTTWTGAGATLGPGNGSSAQPSGQERPRGQPNTALLSLVLMAGTFFIAFFLRKFKNSRFFPGRVRRVIGDFGVPIAILIMVLVDYSIEDTYTQKLSVPSGFSVTAPEKRGWVINPLGVNSAFPVWMMVASLLPAILVFILIFMETQITTLIISKKERMLQKGSGFHLDLLLIVAMGGICAVFGLPWLAAATVRSVTHANALTVMSKAVAPGDKPKIQEVKEQRVTGLLVALLVGLSMVIGDLLRQIPLAVLFGIFLYMGVTSLNGIQFYERLHLLLMPPKHHPDVTYVKKVRTLRMHLFTALQLLCLALLWAVMSTAASLAFPFILILTVPLRMVVLTRIFTDREMKCLDANEAEPVFDEREGVDEYNEMPMPV, from the exons ATGGACTTCCTCCTGCGCCCTCAG CCAGAGCCAGAGAGCTTGGGTCCTGCCGTGCCCGGCTTCCCTGAGCAGGAGGAAGATGAACTTCACCGCACCCTGGGCGTGGAGCGCTTTGAGGAGATCCTTCTGGAGACAGGGTCTCgaggaggggaggagccaggccGCTGCTATGGGGAGGAAGACTTTGAAT ACCACCGTCAGTCCTCCCACCACATCCATCACCCACTGTCCACCCACCTGCCTCCGGACACCCGCCGCCGCAAGACACCCCAGGGCCCCGGACGGAAGCCTCGAAGGCGACCTGGAGCCTCCCCCACTGGGGAGACCCCTACCattgaggagggagaggaagatgaggATGAGGCCAGTGAGGCCGAGGGGGCCCGGGCACTCACCCAGCCGTCCCCGGCCTCCACACCCTCTTCCGTGCAG TTCTTTCTCCAGGAGGATGAAGGCGCTGATCGGAAGGCAGAAAGGAccagtccctctccccctccGCCACTgccccaccaggaggcagctccccaggccagcaaaggggcccAGACGGG AGCCGTGGTGGAAGAGGTGGTGGCGGTGGCCAGCGGCACAGCAGGAGGTGACGATGGAGGTGCCTCAGGGCGCCCCTTGACCAAAGCGCAGCCTGGGCACCGCAGCTACAACCTGCAGGAAAGGAGGCGCATCGGAAGCATGACAGGGGCCGAGCAGGCACTGCTGCCCCGGGTCCCCACGGACGAGAGCGAGGCCCAGACACTGgccacggctgacctagacctCATGAAGA GTCACCGGTTTGAGGACGTTCCTGGGGTTCGGCGACACTTGGTACGGAAGAATGCCAAAGGGTCCGCGCAGAGTGGCCGGGAAGGACGTGAGCCCGGCCCCACTCCTCGGGGCCGGCCCCGGGCCCCCCACAAGCCCCACGAG GTTTTTGTGGAGCTAAACGAATTGCTGCTGGACAAGAACCAGGAGCCGCAGTGGCGGGAGACGGCGCGCTGGATCAAGTTTGAAGAGGACGTGGAGGAGGAGACTGAGCGCTGGGGCAAGCCCCACGTGGCCTCCCTGTCCTTCCGCAGCCTCCTGGAGCTCCGCCGGACCCTGGCCCACG GGGCTGTGCTCTTGGACCTGGACCAGCAGACCCTGCCGGGGGTGGCCCACCAGGTGGTGGAGCAGATGGTCATCTCTGACCAGATCCAGGCCGAGGACAGAGCCAACGTGCTGCGGGCCCTGCTGCTGAAACACAG ccacccaaGTGATGAGAAGGAATTCTCCTTCCCCCGAAACATCTCGGCCggctccctgggctccctgctggGGCATCACCACGGCCAGGGCGCCGAGAGTGACCCCCATGTCACCGAGCCGCTCATTGGAGGTGTCCCCGAGACCAGGCTGGAGGTGGAGCGAGAG CGTGAGCTCCCGCCTCCAGCCCCCTCGGCCGGCATCACTCGCTCTAAGTCCAAGCACGAGCTGAAGCTGCTGGAGAAGATCCCCGAGAATGCTGAGGCTACAGTGGTCCTTGTGG GCTGCGTGGAGTTCCTCTCCCGGCCCACCATGGCCTTCGTGCGGCTGCGGGAGGCGGTGGAGCTGGACGCGGTGCTGGAGGTGCCTGTGCCCGTGCGTTTCCTCTTCCTGCTGCTGGGCCCGAGCAGCGCCAACATGGACTACCATGAGATCGGCCGCTCCATCTCCACCCTCATGTCCGACAAG CAATTCCACGAGGCAGCCTACCTGGCAGACGAACGGGAGGACCTGCTAACTGCCATCAACGCCTTCCTGGACTGCAGTGTGGTGCTGCCGCCCTCCGAAGTGCAGGGCGAGGAGCTGCTGCGATCCGTCGCTCACTTCCAGCGCCAAATGCTCAAGAAGCGGGAGGAGCAGGGCCGGCTGCTGCCCCCGGGGGCTGGCCTGGAGCCCAAGTCTGCCCAAGATAAGG CGCTCCTGCAGATGGTAGAGGCGACGGACACAGTGGAAGATGATCCCCTTCGGCGGACAGGCCGTCCCTTCGGGGGGCTGATCCGGGATGTGCGGCGCCGCTATCCCCACTACCTGAGTGACTTCCGGGATGCGCTCGACCCCCAGTGCCTGGCTGCGGTCATCTTCATTTACTTTGCAGCCCTGTCTCCTGCCATCACCTTCGGGGGCCTGCTGG GAGAGAAGACGCAGGACCTGATCGGGGTGTCGGAGCTGATCATGTCCACCGCGATCCAGGGCGTGATCTTCTGCCTGCTGGGCGCCCAGCCGCTGCTGGTGATCGGCTTCTCGGGGCCCCTGCTGGTCTTTGAGGAGGCCTTCTTCTCG TTCTGCAAGAGCAACGACCTGGAGTACCTTGTGGGCCGCGTGTGGATCGGCTTCTGGCTGGTGCTTCTGGCCCTGCTCATGGTGGCCCTGGAGGGGAGCTTCCTGGTGCGTTTTGTCTCCCGTTTCACCCAGGAGATCTTTGCCTTCCTCATCTCCCTCATCTTCATCTACGAGACCTTCTACAAGTTGGTTAAG ATCTTCCAGGAACACCCCCTCCATGGCTGTTCGGTCTCCAACAGCTCTGAAGTGGACAGCGGCGATAATACCACATGGACTGGGGCAGGGGCCACGCTGGGGCCAGGGAATGGGAGCTCGGCCCAGCCCTCTGGGCAGGAGAGGCCCCGGGGCCAGCCCAACACAGCCCTGCTGTCGCTGGTGCTCATGGCCGGCACCTTCTTCATTGCCTTCTTCCTGCGAAAATTCAAGAACAGCCGGTTCTTCCCTGGCCGG GTACGGCGGGTGATTGGGGACTTTGGGGTGCCCATCGCGATCCTCATCATGGTGCTTGTGGATTACAGTATCGAGGACACCTACACCCAG AAGCTGAGCGTGCCCAGTGGATTCTCGGTGACGGCCCCGGAAAAGCGGGGCTGGGTCATCAACCCCCTGGGCGTGAACAGCGCCTTCCCCGTGTGGATGATGGTGGCCAGCCTGCTGCCCGCGATCCTGGTCTTCATCCTCATCTTCATGGAGACGCAAATCACCAC GCTGATCATCTCCAAGAAGGAGCGCATGCTGCAGAAGGGCTCCGGCTTCCACCTGGACCTGCTGCTCATCGTGGCCATGGGCGGCATCTGTGCTGTCTTCGGCCTGCCCTGGTTGGCTGCTGCCACCGTCCGCTCTGTCACTCATGCCAACGCACTGACCGTCATGAGCAAGGCTGTGGCTCCCGGGGACAAGCCCAAGATCCAAGAGGTCAAGGAGCAACGGGTGACAGGGCTGCTAGTTGCCCTGCTCGTGG gcctctccATGGTCATCGGGGACCTACTCCGGCAGATACCCCTGGCCGTGCTCTTCGGGATTTTCCTCTACATGGGAGTCACCTCCCTTAACGGGATCCAGTTCTATGAGCGGCTGCACCTGCTGCTCATGCCGCCCAAACACCACCCAGATGTCACCTATGTGAAGAAG
- the SLC4A2 gene encoding anion exchange protein 2 isoform X2, which produces MDFLLRPQPEPESLGPAVPGFPEQEEDELHRTLGVERFEEILLETGSRGGEEPGRCYGEEDFEYHRQSSHHIHHPLSTHLPPDTRRRKTPQGPGRKPRRRPGASPTGETPTIEEGEEDEDEASEAEGARALTQPSPASTPSSVQFFLQEDEGADRKAERTSPSPPPPLPHQEAAPQASKGAQTGAVVEEVVAVASGTAGGDDGGASGRPLTKAQPGHRSYNLQERRRIGSMTGAEQALLPRVPTDESEAQTLATADLDLMKSHRFEDVPGVRRHLVRKNAKGSAQSGREGREPGPTPRGRPRAPHKPHEVFVELNELLLDKNQEPQWRETARWIKFEEDVEEETERWGKPHVASLSFRSLLELRRTLAHGAVLLDLDQQTLPGVAHQVVEQMVISDQIQAEDRANVLRALLLKHSHPSDEKEFSFPRNISAGSLGSLLGHHHGQGAESDPHVTEPLIGGVPETRLEVERERELPPPAPSAGITRSKSKHELKLLEKIPENAEATVVLVGCVEFLSRPTMAFVRLREAVELDAVLEVPVPVRFLFLLLGPSSANMDYHEIGRSISTLMSDKQFHEAAYLADEREDLLTAINAFLDCSVVLPPSEVQGEELLRSVAHFQRQMLKKREEQGRLLPPGAGLEPKSAQDKALLQMVEATDTVEDDPLRRTGRPFGGLIRDVRRRYPHYLSDFRDALDPQCLAAVIFIYFAALSPAITFGGLLGEKTQDLIGVSELIMSTAIQGVIFCLLGAQPLLVIGFSGPLLVFEEAFFSFCKSNDLEYLVGRVWIGFWLVLLALLMVALEGSFLVRFVSRFTQEIFAFLISLIFIYETFYKLVKIFQEHPLHGCSVSNSSEVDSGDNTTWTGAGATLGPGNGSSAQPSGQERPRGQPNTALLSLVLMAGTFFIAFFLRKFKNSRFFPGRVRRVIGDFGVPIAILIMVLVDYSIEDTYTQKLSVPSGFSVTAPEKRGWVINPLGVNSAFPVWMMVASLLPAILVFILIFMETQITTLIISKKERMLQKGSGFHLDLLLIVAMGGICAVFGLPWLAAATVRSVTHANALTVMSKAVAPGDKPKIQEVKEQRVTGLLVALLVGMFTSCPACPGGAPGPLRVWSPGDHRFSLLPGLSMVIGDLLRQIPLAVLFGIFLYMGVTSLNGIQFYERLHLLLMPPKHHPDVTYVKKVRTLRMHLFTALQLLCLALLWAVMSTAASLAFPFILILTVPLRMVVLTRIFTDREMKCLDANEAEPVFDEREGVDEYNEMPMPV; this is translated from the exons ATGGACTTCCTCCTGCGCCCTCAG CCAGAGCCAGAGAGCTTGGGTCCTGCCGTGCCCGGCTTCCCTGAGCAGGAGGAAGATGAACTTCACCGCACCCTGGGCGTGGAGCGCTTTGAGGAGATCCTTCTGGAGACAGGGTCTCgaggaggggaggagccaggccGCTGCTATGGGGAGGAAGACTTTGAAT ACCACCGTCAGTCCTCCCACCACATCCATCACCCACTGTCCACCCACCTGCCTCCGGACACCCGCCGCCGCAAGACACCCCAGGGCCCCGGACGGAAGCCTCGAAGGCGACCTGGAGCCTCCCCCACTGGGGAGACCCCTACCattgaggagggagaggaagatgaggATGAGGCCAGTGAGGCCGAGGGGGCCCGGGCACTCACCCAGCCGTCCCCGGCCTCCACACCCTCTTCCGTGCAG TTCTTTCTCCAGGAGGATGAAGGCGCTGATCGGAAGGCAGAAAGGAccagtccctctccccctccGCCACTgccccaccaggaggcagctccccaggccagcaaaggggcccAGACGGG AGCCGTGGTGGAAGAGGTGGTGGCGGTGGCCAGCGGCACAGCAGGAGGTGACGATGGAGGTGCCTCAGGGCGCCCCTTGACCAAAGCGCAGCCTGGGCACCGCAGCTACAACCTGCAGGAAAGGAGGCGCATCGGAAGCATGACAGGGGCCGAGCAGGCACTGCTGCCCCGGGTCCCCACGGACGAGAGCGAGGCCCAGACACTGgccacggctgacctagacctCATGAAGA GTCACCGGTTTGAGGACGTTCCTGGGGTTCGGCGACACTTGGTACGGAAGAATGCCAAAGGGTCCGCGCAGAGTGGCCGGGAAGGACGTGAGCCCGGCCCCACTCCTCGGGGCCGGCCCCGGGCCCCCCACAAGCCCCACGAG GTTTTTGTGGAGCTAAACGAATTGCTGCTGGACAAGAACCAGGAGCCGCAGTGGCGGGAGACGGCGCGCTGGATCAAGTTTGAAGAGGACGTGGAGGAGGAGACTGAGCGCTGGGGCAAGCCCCACGTGGCCTCCCTGTCCTTCCGCAGCCTCCTGGAGCTCCGCCGGACCCTGGCCCACG GGGCTGTGCTCTTGGACCTGGACCAGCAGACCCTGCCGGGGGTGGCCCACCAGGTGGTGGAGCAGATGGTCATCTCTGACCAGATCCAGGCCGAGGACAGAGCCAACGTGCTGCGGGCCCTGCTGCTGAAACACAG ccacccaaGTGATGAGAAGGAATTCTCCTTCCCCCGAAACATCTCGGCCggctccctgggctccctgctggGGCATCACCACGGCCAGGGCGCCGAGAGTGACCCCCATGTCACCGAGCCGCTCATTGGAGGTGTCCCCGAGACCAGGCTGGAGGTGGAGCGAGAG CGTGAGCTCCCGCCTCCAGCCCCCTCGGCCGGCATCACTCGCTCTAAGTCCAAGCACGAGCTGAAGCTGCTGGAGAAGATCCCCGAGAATGCTGAGGCTACAGTGGTCCTTGTGG GCTGCGTGGAGTTCCTCTCCCGGCCCACCATGGCCTTCGTGCGGCTGCGGGAGGCGGTGGAGCTGGACGCGGTGCTGGAGGTGCCTGTGCCCGTGCGTTTCCTCTTCCTGCTGCTGGGCCCGAGCAGCGCCAACATGGACTACCATGAGATCGGCCGCTCCATCTCCACCCTCATGTCCGACAAG CAATTCCACGAGGCAGCCTACCTGGCAGACGAACGGGAGGACCTGCTAACTGCCATCAACGCCTTCCTGGACTGCAGTGTGGTGCTGCCGCCCTCCGAAGTGCAGGGCGAGGAGCTGCTGCGATCCGTCGCTCACTTCCAGCGCCAAATGCTCAAGAAGCGGGAGGAGCAGGGCCGGCTGCTGCCCCCGGGGGCTGGCCTGGAGCCCAAGTCTGCCCAAGATAAGG CGCTCCTGCAGATGGTAGAGGCGACGGACACAGTGGAAGATGATCCCCTTCGGCGGACAGGCCGTCCCTTCGGGGGGCTGATCCGGGATGTGCGGCGCCGCTATCCCCACTACCTGAGTGACTTCCGGGATGCGCTCGACCCCCAGTGCCTGGCTGCGGTCATCTTCATTTACTTTGCAGCCCTGTCTCCTGCCATCACCTTCGGGGGCCTGCTGG GAGAGAAGACGCAGGACCTGATCGGGGTGTCGGAGCTGATCATGTCCACCGCGATCCAGGGCGTGATCTTCTGCCTGCTGGGCGCCCAGCCGCTGCTGGTGATCGGCTTCTCGGGGCCCCTGCTGGTCTTTGAGGAGGCCTTCTTCTCG TTCTGCAAGAGCAACGACCTGGAGTACCTTGTGGGCCGCGTGTGGATCGGCTTCTGGCTGGTGCTTCTGGCCCTGCTCATGGTGGCCCTGGAGGGGAGCTTCCTGGTGCGTTTTGTCTCCCGTTTCACCCAGGAGATCTTTGCCTTCCTCATCTCCCTCATCTTCATCTACGAGACCTTCTACAAGTTGGTTAAG ATCTTCCAGGAACACCCCCTCCATGGCTGTTCGGTCTCCAACAGCTCTGAAGTGGACAGCGGCGATAATACCACATGGACTGGGGCAGGGGCCACGCTGGGGCCAGGGAATGGGAGCTCGGCCCAGCCCTCTGGGCAGGAGAGGCCCCGGGGCCAGCCCAACACAGCCCTGCTGTCGCTGGTGCTCATGGCCGGCACCTTCTTCATTGCCTTCTTCCTGCGAAAATTCAAGAACAGCCGGTTCTTCCCTGGCCGG GTACGGCGGGTGATTGGGGACTTTGGGGTGCCCATCGCGATCCTCATCATGGTGCTTGTGGATTACAGTATCGAGGACACCTACACCCAG AAGCTGAGCGTGCCCAGTGGATTCTCGGTGACGGCCCCGGAAAAGCGGGGCTGGGTCATCAACCCCCTGGGCGTGAACAGCGCCTTCCCCGTGTGGATGATGGTGGCCAGCCTGCTGCCCGCGATCCTGGTCTTCATCCTCATCTTCATGGAGACGCAAATCACCAC GCTGATCATCTCCAAGAAGGAGCGCATGCTGCAGAAGGGCTCCGGCTTCCACCTGGACCTGCTGCTCATCGTGGCCATGGGCGGCATCTGTGCTGTCTTCGGCCTGCCCTGGTTGGCTGCTGCCACCGTCCGCTCTGTCACTCATGCCAACGCACTGACCGTCATGAGCAAGGCTGTGGCTCCCGGGGACAAGCCCAAGATCCAAGAGGTCAAGGAGCAACGGGTGACAGGGCTGCTAGTTGCCCTGCTCGTGGGTATGTTCACCTCTTGCCCTGCCTGTCCTGGAGGGGCCCCGGGGCCCCTGAGGGTGTGGAGCCCTGGGGACCACcgtttctccctcctcccaggcctctccATGGTCATCGGGGACCTACTCCGGCAGATACCCCTGGCCGTGCTCTTCGGGATTTTCCTCTACATGGGAGTCACCTCCCTTAACGGGATCCAGTTCTATGAGCGGCTGCACCTGCTGCTCATGCCGCCCAAACACCACCCAGATGTCACCTATGTGAAGAAG